A stretch of Phragmites australis chromosome 12, lpPhrAust1.1, whole genome shotgun sequence DNA encodes these proteins:
- the LOC133887356 gene encoding protein kinase STUNTED-like, with protein sequence MRLLVPDGVRGQRLPCESPAPASPAPAPGGGRTVVVGIRRDAASRELLTWALVKVANAGDRVIALHVAAAAADGLLVGLDERSRAADSLASVLAVYDGFCNLKQINLELKVCGGSSIRKTLVKEAASCGAAHLILGVAKNSRSFGSSSTSVAKYCAKRVPTGCSVLAVNNGKVVYHRDAGHTVQQELYQSTSTMPETPRRSYRKLLTSMIGDKLWDDYGKDIKSPSRAVTVPKEVSLSLVPMKGYRRESPEAATGWPLLRKKFLPDQKASLPDKSKMSVVQWAMRLPSRYSAVSPVHSEYRTRTPDSTTNTSHILRDRVVIPLRTNTGRSSVVIEELEKETPEELMLLKEKFSSIYSSFSYSELAKITSGFSPECIVGQGGTSQVYKGCLANGRELAVKILKYSDELLKEFVSEIEIVSSLSHKNIISLIGFCFKNDDLLLVYEYLQRGSLEEILHGEKECKNIFGWTERLNVAVGVAHALDYLHGNDNSRPVIHRDVKSSNILISECFEPKLSDFGLAVWAADATSQMTCNDVAGTFGYLAPEYFMHGKVNNKIDVYAFGVVLLELISGRKPLCTGCPKGQESLVMWANFIIQGGKLTQLVDPNLPTEGHTDEVERMTLAASLCIRQAPQNRPHIDVVLKLLEGGNDILKWARSQIGLSCESDGDGGVMTPPALGSNTNIQSYINLAFDVDDDSTSVSSNDFITANMSLEEYLRGRWSRSSSFD encoded by the exons ATGAGGCTCCTCGTCCCCGACGGCGTGCGCGGCCAGAGGCTGCCGTGCGAGTCCCCCGCGCCGGCGTCCCCCGCGCCAGCGCCGGGGGGCGGGAGGACGGTCGTGGTGGGGATCAGGAGGGACGCCGCCAGCCGGGAGCTCCTCACCTGGGCGCTCGTCAAGGTCGCCAATGCCGGGGACCGCGTCATCGCGCTccacgtcgccgccgccgccgccgacg GATTGCTGGTGGGATTGGATGAGCGGAGCAGGGCCGCGGATTCGCTCGCGTCGGTGCTCGCCGTGTACGACGGCTTCTGCAACCTTAAGCAG ATTAATTTGGAGCTTAAGGTTTGTGGAGGATCATCTATTCGGAAAACTCTGGTAAAAGAAGCGGCTTCTTGTGGCGCTGCGCATCTGATACTCGGTGTTGCAAAGAATTCACGGTCTTTTGG ATCATCCTCCACTTCAGTTGCCAAGTACTGTGCAAAGAGAGTTCCGACGGGCTGCTCGGTCCTTGCAGTGAACAATGGCAAGGTCGTTTACCATAGAGATGCGGGCCATACGGTGCAACAAGAACTGTACCAAAGCACAAGCACAA TGCCAGAGACTCCGAGGAGGAGCTACCGGAAACTCTTGACATCCATGATAGGAGACAAACTTTGGGATGACTATGGAAAGGACATCAAGTCCCCATCTCGTGCTGTCACCGTGCCAAAAGAAGTTTCATTATCATTGGTCCCGATGAAAGGTTATCGACGTGAATCGCCAGAAGCAGCAACAGGCTGGCCCCTCCTAAGGAAGAAGTTCTTGCCAGACCAGAAAGCTTCCCTGCCTGACAAGTCTAAGATGTCTGTGGTGCAGTGGGCAATGCGGCTCCCCAGCCGGTATTCGGCAGTTTCACCAGTCCATTCAGAGTACAGAACCAGAACACCAgattccaccaccaataccagTCATATTCTCCGTGACCGGGTGGTTATCCCTTTGAGGACCAATACAGGAAGGTCTTCTGTGGTGATCGAAGAACTGGAAAAGGAAACACCAGAAGAGCTGATGTTGCTCAAAGAGAAATTCTCATCCATTTATTCTTCCTTCAGTTACAGTGAGCTTGCAAAGATCACTTCTGGTTTCTCACCTG AGTGTATAGTTGGACAAGGTGGCACTAGTCAAGTTTACAAAGGTTGTTTGGCAAATGGCAGggaactggcagtgaagatCCTAAAGTATTCCGATGAGTTACTGAAGGAGTTTGTCTCAGAGATTGAGATTGTCAGCTCTCTCAGCCACAAGAACATCATATCGCTCATTGGTTTCTGCTTCAAGAACGATGACCTTCTGTTAGTGTATGAGTACTTGCAAAGAGGCAGCCTGGAAGAGATACTGCATG GTGAAAAAGAATGCAAGAACATATTTGGCTGGACTGAGAGGTTGAACGTGGCTGTGGGAGTTGCTCACGCACTGGATTATCTCCACGGTAATGACAACAGTCGTCCAGTGATCCATAGGGATGTCAAGTCATCAAACATCCTCATCTCAGAATGCTTTGAGCCGAAG TTATCGGACTTTGGCCTTGCAGTCTGGGCTGCTGATGCAACTTCTCAGATGACATGCAACGATGTTGCAGGAACTTTCGG ATACTTAGCTCCTGAATACTTCATGCACGGCAAGGTGAACAACAAAATTGATGTGTATGCTTTTGGTGTCGTCCTTCTTGAACTCATTTCGGGCAGGAAACCGCTTTGCACTGGTTGTCCAAAAGGGCAGGAGAGCCTAGTTATGTGG GCTAATTTCATCATACAAGGAGGAAAGCTCACACAACTTGTAGATCCCAACTTGCCTACTGAAGGCCATACTGATGAAGTTGAGAGGATGACCCTAGCTGCTTCCCTCTGCATCAGACAGGCACCTCAGAACCGTCCTCACATTGATGTT GTTCTGAAGCTACTCGAAGGTGGCAATGATATTCTCAAGTGGGCTAGATCACAGATTGGATTGTCATGCGAGAGCGATGGCGATGGAGGTGTGATGACACCGCCAGCTCTAGGGAGCAACACCAACATCCAGTCCTATATCAATCTCGCATTCGATGTTGACGATGATTCTACCTCTGTCAGCAGCAACGACTTCATCACAGCGAATATGTCCTTGGAAGAGTATCTACGGGGAAGATGGAGCCGATCATCGAGCTTCGATTGA